A window of the Helianthus annuus cultivar XRQ/B chromosome 4, HanXRQr2.0-SUNRISE, whole genome shotgun sequence genome harbors these coding sequences:
- the LOC110914278 gene encoding uncharacterized protein LOC110914278 → MANKDNGAAAKPLSYAESVSANTVKKVNFRSLASSVNQEGCDVVLPRESVRSVQDKMANTLYGYFLGDRVAFPVVDYFVRVQWKKYGLQKTMMNANGFFFFKFKDENEKKEVKKVQLWVKIHEVPIAAYTEDGLSLIATTIGEPKMLDSFTTSMCLDSWGRSSYARALIEISADKEFREEITMAILESEGEGFVKETMYVEYEWSPHRCPTCCVFGHNLDSCPKQPTKPFKPMHEELNRNVQKNRSTKKTQVVDKDGYTEVHGKKIAKKVGIPVNKQKPRFEYRPIGPKPKGDSNKASSSKSTRSNNPFDILNEEEADLDDSRKESTNSGRGNDDSDDDVEEVYTEMDEFMTDGTLKSKPKGASTPSPIVNNESHVDVSNLSKVCNSVFRSWDWTSNGGCCDKGTRIIIGWNPAIFDVMILSQSPQVMHIQLVFKIDKRMVFCSFVYADNYYVSRKQLWHNLSMHKILVGNKPWCLMGDFNTALNLEDNSMGSSSVSIGMRDFQECVDEIEVVDINRTGMHFTWSQKPKNGVGLMKKIDRVMGNTPFIADYPNSVAFFKPYRLSDHCPCILSFPGAGMVKPRPFKFANFLVFKPEFLDIVKSVWDTSVSGVHQFRVVKKLRMLKHPLRSLLFKQGNLHKKVETLRLKLDEIQQSIDRDPNNVELQVAEREAGRDLLEASLDEERFLKQKSKVDWLRDGDSNSAFFHSSLKIRNHFSRIDVIKDPDGNLFEGDAVFQPFVNHYQKFFGSQGDISLSPAPDLFSKIIDPQKASHMIRPITVEEVKKAMFSIGIDKAPGPDGYSAAFFKSAWPIIGNDVTCAILDFFETGKLLQELNHTTIVLIPKVPTPATVVDYRPIACCNVLYKCISKIVADRIKIVLNDIVSINQSAFVPGRRISDNIMLTQELMHNYHRNTGPPRCAFKVDIQKAYDTVDWRFLKSVLLGFGFHMNMVNWIMALVSTDSFSVCVNGSVHGFFKGSRGLRQGDPISPYLFTLVMEVLTAILLHAVRIDSSFKFHNKCEKQQIINLCFADDLFIFARGEVNSARCVMTSLSMFTRMSGLVPNNQKSTIFFCNVNSHVKDAILNIMPFVEGKLPVRYLGVPLISSRLGYNDCRVLIERLEKRITNWRNKLLSFAGRLQLIISVLSSMHIYWASVFILPARIIQELEASMRNFLWSQESSFNKGKSKVSWKMVCTPKYEGGLGIRRNGDMNKALMASHIWSIVSKRASLWVEWVHSYHLKGRSFWVCKTPANCCWSWRKLIQLRPLIRKHIWSVVGNGTSTSAWYDFWCDPGPLSDFLTPRTITDADFKLDDSVANVYSSDSWRWPTVWRDLFPVLIQLDQMQLNPAKQDRLLWKDGTDLAEFSSSNVWHSVRYKEPEVNWCNIVWFSQCIPRHAFMVWLVMKVRHKVGMSSVNPKWRDIVDWLLARARSKSVAVYVAKLVVAAGSYFIWQERNNRLFKNQLRPPEMVSEVILKTVRYKLMGAKLKNTVKVRKLLEDWDIRGDVDDGCGG, encoded by the exons ATGGCCAATAAGGATAATGGGGCTGCTGCTAAGCCCTTGTCTTACGCTGAGTCGGTAAGTGCTAATACTGTGAAGAAAGTAAACTTTCGGTCGCTTGCTAGTTCCGTTAATCAGGAGGGTTGTGATGTTGTGTTGCCGAGGGAATCTGTCCGTTCGGTGCAGGATAAGATGGCTAATACTCTTTATGGGTATTTTTTGGGTGATCGTGTGGCTTTCCCGGTGGTTGATTATTTTGTGCGTGTGCAATGGAAGAAGTATGGCTTGCAGAAAACTATGATGAATGCTAACGgctttttcttttttaagtttaAAGATGAGAATG AGAAGAAGGAGGTAAAGAAGGTGCAGTTATGGGTTAAAATTCATGAGGTGCCGATTGCGGCCTACACGGAAGATGGTCTTAGTCTGATCGCTACAACTATTGGGGAACCAAAGATGCTGGATTCGTTTACTACGTCTATGTGCTTGGACTCATGGGGTAGGAGTAGTTACGCTAGAGCCCTAATAGAAATTTCAGCCGATAAGGAGTTTCGGGAGGAAATAACTATGGCAATTCTGGAATCTGAAGGGGAGGGGTTTGTGAAAGAGACGATGTATGTGGAGTATGAATGGAGTCCGCACCGATGTCCCACTTGTTGTGTGTTCGGCCACAATTTGGATTCTTGTCCAAAACAACCTACGAAACCTTTCAAGCCGATGCATGAGGAGCTTAATCGGAATGTTCAAAAAAATCGTTCAACTAAGAAGACGCAGGTTGTGGATAAGGATGGGTACACAGAGGTTCATGGTAAGAAAATTGCTAAAAAAGTTGGAATTCCGGTCAATAAGCAAAAACCTAGATTTGAATATCGTCCTATAGGGCCGAAACCTAAAGGTGACAGTAACAAGGCTTCGAGTTCTAAGAGTACTAGATCAAATAACCCGTTTGATATTCTTAATGAAGAGGAGGCTGATTTGGATGACTCCCGCAAGGAGTCTACGAATTCGGGTAGGGGCAATGACGACTCTGATGACGATGTAGAGGAGGTGTACACTGAAATGGATGAATTCATGACAGATGGCACTCTTAAGAGTAAACctaaaggggcaagcactccttctccAATAGTTAATAATG AGTCTCATGTGGATGTCAGTAATTTGAGTAAAGTTTGTAATTCCGTTTTTCGCTCGTGGGATTGGACTTCTAATGGAGGATGTTGTGATAAAGGCACTAGAATCATTATTGGTTGGAACCCGGCTATCTTTGATGTGATGATTTTGTCGCAATCTCCTCAGGTTATGCATATTCAGCTtgtttttaaaattgataaaagAATGGTGTTTTGCTCTTTCGTGTATGCTGATAACTATTATGTCTCACGTAAACAATTATGGCATAATTTGTCGATGCACAAGATCCTGGTGGGGAACAAACCTTGGTGTCTCATGGGTGATTTTAACACGGCTCTGAATCTTGAAGATAATTCTATGGGATCATCGAGTGTTTCTATTGGCATGCGTGATTTTCAAGAGTGTGTAGATGAGATTGAGGTCGTTGATATTAATCGTACGGGGATGCATTTTACTTGGAGCCAAAAGCCAAAGAATGGGGTGGGCCTTATGAAAAAAATTGATCGTGTTATGGGAAATACTCCTTTTATTGCTGATTACCCGAATTCTGTTGCTTTTTTCAAGCCTTACAGATTATCCGATCATTGTCCGTGTATCTTATCTTTTCCGGGAGCGGGTATGGTGAAGCCGAGGCCGTTCAAGTTTGCTAACTTTTTGGTCTTCAAGCCGGAATTTTTGGATATTGTTAAAAGTGTGTGGGATACCAGTGTCAGCGGAGTGCACCAGTTCCGGGTGGTCAAAAAACTTCGGATGCTTAAACACCCGCTTCGCTCTTTATTGTTTAAACAGGGAAATCTTCACAAGAAAGTGGAAACTCTTCGTTTGAAGCTAGATGAGATTCAGCAAAGTATTGACCGTGATCCGAACAATGTCGAGCTTCAGGTGGCTGAAAGGGAGGCTGGCCGTGATTTATTAGAAGCTTCGCTGGACGAGGAACGGTTTCTAAAACAAAAGTCTAAGGTAGATTGGTTAAGGGATGGTGATTCGAACTCGGCTTTCTTCCATTCTTCATTAAAAATCCGGAATCATTTCAGCCGAATAGATGTGATTAAAGACCCGGATGGTAACCTTTTTGAAGGTGATGCGGTTTTTCAACCGTTTGTTAATCATTATCAGAAGTTTTTTGGTTCTCAAGGGGATATCTCGCTCTCTCCGGCCCCAGATTTGTTCTCTAAAATCATTGATCCTCAAAAGGCTTCCCATATGATTCGGCCCATAACTGTAGAAGAGGTTAAAAAAGCGATGTTTTCTATCGGCATTGACAAAGCCCCGGGTCCGGATGGCTATTCAGCGGCTTTCTTCAAAAGTGCTTGGCCTATTATAGGTAATGATGTGACTTGTGCCATTCTGGATTTTTTTGAAACAGGTAAGCTTCTTCAGGAATTGAATCACACGACCATTGTTCTTATCCCGAAGGTGCCTACTCCTGCAACGGTTGTTGACTATCGCCCTATTGCTTGTTGCAACGTTTTATACAAGTGTATAAGCAAGATCGTGGCTGATAGAATTAAAATTGTTCTAAATGACATTGTTAGCATCAATCAGTCGGCTTTTGTTCCAGGAAGGAGAATATCTGATAATATTATGCTCACGCAAGAATTGATGCATAATTACCATAGAAATACGGGTCCTCCTCGTTGTGCCTTCAAAGTTGATATTCAGAAAGCGTACGACACTGTTGATTGGAGATTTCTTAAGAGTGTGTTGCTTGGCTTTGGTTTTCACATGAATATGGTGAATTGGATCATGGCTCTGGTCTCTACGGATTCGTTTTCTGTTTGTGTTAATGGGTCGGTTCATGGGTTCTTTAAAGGCAGCCGTGGGTTAAGACAGGGAGACCCGATCTCTCCTTACCTTTTCACTCTAGTCATGGAAGTCTTAACGGCCATCCTTTTGCATGCGGTTCGTATAGACTCATCGTTTAAATTCCATAATAAATGCGAAAAACAGCAAATCATAAACCTTTGTTTTGCGGATGACTTGTTCATTTTTGCTAGAGGAGAAGTCAATTCGGCAAGGTGTGTTATGACATCTCTTTCTATGTTCACCAGGATGTCGGGGTTAGTTCCTAACAATCAGAAAAGCACGATCTTTTTTTGTAATGTTAACAGCCATGTCAAGGATGCTATTCTGAATATTATGCCTTTTGTGGAAGGAAAATTGCCTGTCAGGTATTTGGGTGTGCCTCTAATTTCTTCTAGACTTGGGTATAATGATTGTCGAGTTCTGATTGAAAGACTAGAGAAGCGAATCACAAACTGGAGAAACAAGTTGCTCTCTTTTGCTGGTAGACTTCAACTTATTATCTCTGTCCTCTCTTCCATGCATATCTATTGGGCGTCCGTGTTTATCTTGCCGGCTAGGATAATTCAGGAGCTAGAAGCCAGTATGCGGAATTTCCTTTGGTCTCAAGAAAGCTCGTTTAATAAAGGGAAATCTAAAGTTTCTTGGAAAATGGTTTGTACTCCAAAATATGAAGGGGGCTTGGGCATTAGACGAAATGGAGATATGAATAAGGCTCTTATGGCTTCTCACATCTGGAGTATCGTGTCTAAGCGAGCTTCGCTGTGGGTTGAGTGGGTTCATAGCTACCACTTAAAAGGAAGGAGTTTTTGGGTTTGCAAAACTCCTGCAAATTGCTGCTGGTCTTGGAGGAAATTGATTCAGTTACGCCCTCTAATCAGAAAGCATATTTGGTCGGTTGTTGGGAATGGGACTAGCACGTCGGCCTGGTACGATTTTTGGTGTGATCCGGGTCCGTTAAGTGATTTTCTTACGCCAAGAACCATTACGGATGCGGATTTTAAGTTAGATGATTCAGTGGCTAATGTCTATTCTTCTGATTCTTGGCGATGGCCTACGGTTTGGAGAGATTTGTTTCCCGTGCTCATTCAGCTTGACCAGATGCAGTTAAATCCAGCAAAGCAGGATAGACTTTTATGGAAGGATGGTACGGACTTAGCCGAATTCTCCTCGTCCAACGTTTGGCATTCGGTTAGGTATAAGGAGCCGGAAGTTAACTGGTGTAATATTGTTTGGTTCTCGCAATGTATTCCGCGGCATGCCTTTATGGTGTGGTTGGTCATGAAAG TGAGGCACAAGGTGGGTATGTCTTCGGTTAACCCGAAGTGGAGGGATATTGTAGATTGGCTTCTTGCTCGTGCTAGATCAAAGTCGGTTGCGGTCTATGTTGCTAAGCTTGTAGTGGCGGCTGGTTCTTACTTCATATGGCAAGAGAGGAACAATCGTCTATTCAAAAATCAGCTGAGACCTCCGGAAATGGTTAGTGAAGTTATTTTGAAGACGGTTAGATACAAACTTATGGGAGCAAAGCTAAAGAATACTGTGAAGGTGCGAAAGCTTCTAGAAGATTGGGATATTCGTGGGGACGTTGATGACGGTTGTGGCGGCTAA